One stretch of Nitrospira sp. DNA includes these proteins:
- a CDS encoding DUF1844 domain-containing protein: MASEPPDAGQAHEHHHPPVTFSTFVFSLSTSALMLMGEQLDPRQGKMPVNLPQVKEIIDILTVLEAKTKGNLDQDEQAMLTDMLYALRMKYVDLASGKKSPSVS; encoded by the coding sequence ATGGCTTCGGAGCCGCCAGACGCCGGCCAAGCGCACGAGCACCACCATCCGCCGGTGACCTTTTCGACGTTTGTCTTTTCGCTCAGTACCTCCGCACTCATGCTCATGGGCGAGCAGCTGGATCCACGGCAGGGGAAGATGCCGGTTAATCTGCCACAGGTCAAGGAAATCATCGACATCCTGACCGTGCTCGAGGCCAAAACGAAGGGCAATCTGGACCAGGACGAGCAGGCGATGCTGACGGACATGCTGTATGCCTTGCGCATGAAGTATGTGGATCTTGCATCGGGGAAAAAATCTCCTTCTGTTTCGTGA
- the mazG gene encoding nucleoside triphosphate pyrophosphohydrolase, which translates to MSDRFNELVRLMAALRAPDGCPWDRKQTHDSLKPYLLEETYEVLETIDQQDEPKLREELGDILLQVLFHAQIAAERKTFTINDVMQVLADKLVRRHPHVFDKKKDDALTPDQVYSNWEQIKRNERKESGRAESALDGVPKTLPALLRAFQTQARASRVGFDWPQNGDGVHQVMDKVKEEIVELTDAYGLRERGTTPTATAQRHLEDEMGDVLFSLVNLARFLKVNPEDALRRATDRFADRFHYIEAEAARQSRPLDSMTLTEMDALWEQAKKKLSSRPA; encoded by the coding sequence ATGTCGGATCGGTTTAACGAACTTGTGCGATTGATGGCGGCGCTCCGGGCGCCGGACGGCTGCCCATGGGACCGCAAGCAGACGCACGACTCGCTCAAGCCGTATCTGCTGGAAGAGACCTACGAGGTCCTGGAGACAATCGACCAGCAGGATGAGCCGAAACTCCGAGAAGAGCTCGGCGATATTCTGCTGCAAGTGCTCTTCCACGCCCAAATCGCGGCCGAGCGGAAGACCTTCACGATCAACGACGTCATGCAGGTCCTGGCCGATAAGCTGGTCCGCCGGCACCCGCACGTCTTCGATAAGAAGAAGGACGACGCGCTGACACCAGATCAGGTTTATTCGAACTGGGAGCAGATTAAACGCAACGAGCGCAAGGAATCTGGCCGGGCCGAGTCCGCGTTGGATGGCGTGCCCAAAACACTCCCCGCGCTGCTGCGGGCCTTCCAAACCCAGGCCCGGGCCTCACGCGTCGGGTTCGACTGGCCGCAGAACGGCGACGGCGTGCATCAAGTCATGGACAAAGTGAAGGAAGAGATTGTAGAACTGACCGACGCCTACGGTCTCCGCGAGCGGGGCACCACACCGACTGCTACGGCGCAGCGGCACCTGGAAGATGAAATGGGCGATGTACTGTTCTCGCTAGTTAATCTTGCGCGCTTTCTCAAGGTGAATCCAGAGGATGCGTTGCGGCGGGCTACAGACCGCTTCGCCGACCGCTTCCATTATATCGAAGCGGAAGCCGCCCGGCAGAGCCGGCCACTCGACTCGATGACGCTAACCGAGATGGACGCCCTATGGGAACAAGCCAAGAAAAAACTCTCGTCGCGACCCGCGTAG
- a CDS encoding HAMP domain-containing protein has product MGDRRRGSQVLMPGLFDLPVEQKDASVHSDRLSLTQPGDYTVDRDRRRSHWTPIGIVSLLLVPCLALTYYYAQYTVPGVGESEGLLPDASTAFVLLLFNLDLIGLVILSLLLSRNLIKAYFERRHKLVGSGFRAKLVAAFIGFALIPTVLLAIVASGLVTKAMDVWFNEQIEQVLKDSEDLARIQHEGRVNLAINHARAISREIYREEWMKRDYRDLLVAGMARKRAEHNLAGVEVYSAKQELLTKAADPHVAPAVLELPIGQLVLQVISAGQEMTSVQEAQSGRLVRAGVPIASNAKQGELDGVVVVDAYVPESLLAKMESISTQYTEYRQIKAMQTPIKVAAYLFVAVITVMILFGATWFGFYVARGITVPIQRLAEATEAIAHGDLNVRIKVKATDEIGTLVESFNRMTDDLRSSKTKLEEVNVSLRQSNTELDRRRAYTEAVLATVAAGVLSIDRNGAITTVNPSAERILGVWGDRLKGRSVSETFKELKLDLFQTAYDRILTNALDTLTAEGAVEVQGKSMTTVLNLSRMRDEAGNDLGFVLVFEDLTELMKAQKVATWKEVAQRIAHEIKNPLTPIQLSAQRLRKKFDEKALDFNNVFEESTSVIISEVGALKQMVDEFSKYARMPVPQMARQSLHDVVREVVALYRAAHRGVQFQTELDEELPHINFDREQIKRVFLNLLDNAAQAMEQKGHVTITTKHDVKRRRAVVTVADDGPGVNPEDQDKLFLPYFTRKRTGTGLGLAIVQRIITDHEGQIRAGRNEPRGAVFTFELPT; this is encoded by the coding sequence ATGGGTGACCGCCGACGTGGGAGCCAGGTTCTGATGCCGGGGCTCTTCGATCTGCCGGTAGAACAGAAGGACGCATCTGTCCACTCGGATAGACTGTCCCTGACGCAGCCGGGCGACTACACGGTGGACCGTGACCGGCGCCGGTCCCACTGGACGCCGATCGGGATCGTGTCACTACTGCTCGTTCCCTGCCTGGCGCTCACTTATTACTACGCGCAGTACACCGTGCCCGGCGTCGGGGAGAGCGAAGGGCTGCTGCCCGATGCGAGCACGGCCTTTGTGCTCCTGCTGTTCAATCTGGATCTAATTGGCCTCGTCATCCTCTCGCTGCTGCTATCCCGCAACCTGATCAAGGCGTATTTCGAGCGGCGGCACAAACTAGTCGGGTCGGGCTTCCGCGCCAAGCTTGTGGCGGCATTCATCGGGTTTGCGCTGATTCCCACGGTGCTGCTGGCGATCGTCGCCAGTGGGTTGGTCACCAAAGCCATGGATGTCTGGTTCAACGAGCAGATCGAGCAGGTGCTGAAGGATTCTGAGGATCTGGCACGCATCCAGCACGAAGGCCGCGTCAATCTGGCGATCAACCATGCGCGGGCCATCAGCCGCGAAATTTATCGCGAAGAATGGATGAAGCGCGATTATCGCGATCTGCTGGTGGCTGGCATGGCACGCAAGCGTGCGGAGCACAATCTGGCCGGCGTGGAGGTCTATTCGGCCAAACAAGAGTTGTTGACCAAGGCGGCCGATCCGCACGTGGCACCCGCCGTGCTCGAGCTGCCGATCGGGCAGTTGGTGCTGCAAGTGATCAGCGCCGGACAGGAGATGACGTCCGTACAGGAGGCGCAGAGTGGCCGGCTGGTCCGGGCTGGCGTCCCCATCGCCTCAAACGCGAAACAGGGCGAACTCGACGGCGTGGTGGTCGTGGACGCCTACGTGCCGGAGTCGTTGCTGGCCAAAATGGAGAGCATTTCCACGCAGTACACCGAATACCGGCAGATCAAGGCCATGCAAACGCCGATTAAGGTGGCGGCCTATCTGTTCGTGGCCGTGATCACGGTTATGATTCTGTTTGGCGCTACCTGGTTTGGGTTCTATGTCGCGCGCGGCATCACGGTGCCAATCCAGCGGCTAGCCGAGGCTACGGAAGCCATCGCGCATGGTGATCTGAACGTGCGGATCAAGGTAAAGGCAACGGACGAGATCGGGACGCTAGTGGAGTCGTTCAATCGCATGACCGACGATCTGCGCTCCAGCAAGACGAAGCTGGAGGAGGTCAACGTCTCGCTGCGGCAGTCCAATACCGAGCTGGACCGCCGACGCGCCTACACAGAGGCGGTGCTGGCGACAGTGGCGGCGGGTGTGCTGTCCATCGACCGCAACGGCGCCATTACGACCGTCAATCCGTCGGCCGAGCGCATCCTCGGCGTCTGGGGCGACCGGCTCAAAGGCCGCTCGGTCAGCGAGACCTTCAAAGAACTCAAGCTTGATCTATTCCAGACAGCCTATGATCGTATTCTCACCAACGCGCTCGATACGCTGACCGCGGAGGGGGCGGTGGAGGTGCAGGGCAAGTCCATGACCACCGTGCTGAACCTTTCACGCATGCGGGATGAGGCGGGCAACGACCTCGGTTTCGTCCTCGTGTTTGAGGACCTGACCGAGCTCATGAAGGCGCAGAAAGTGGCGACTTGGAAGGAAGTGGCTCAGCGTATCGCGCACGAGATCAAGAATCCGCTGACGCCGATCCAACTGTCCGCCCAGCGCCTGCGGAAGAAATTCGACGAGAAGGCGCTTGACTTCAATAATGTCTTTGAGGAGTCCACGAGCGTGATCATCAGCGAAGTCGGGGCACTGAAGCAGATGGTAGACGAGTTTTCAAAGTACGCGCGGATGCCCGTGCCGCAGATGGCGCGGCAGTCGCTGCACGACGTGGTCCGCGAGGTGGTGGCACTCTATCGCGCAGCCCACCGGGGCGTGCAGTTCCAGACGGAGTTGGACGAAGAGCTGCCCCACATAAATTTTGACCGCGAGCAGATCAAGCGTGTGTTCCTCAACCTGCTCGACAACGCCGCACAGGCAATGGAGCAGAAGGGCCACGTGACGATCACGACCAAACACGACGTGAAGCGGCGGCGTGCCGTTGTGACCGTGGCGGACGACGGGCCGGGCGTGAATCCAGAAGATCAGGACAAGCTATTTCTGCCGTACTTCACGCGGAAGCGGACGGGCACAGGCCTTGGACTAGCCATCGTCCAGCGCATCATCACCGACCACGAAGGGCAGATCCGCGCCGGCCGCAACGAGCCGCGGGGCGCGGTGTTTACATTTGAATTACCGACCTAA